The following nucleotide sequence is from Nitrospirota bacterium.
CATCCTTCCGCAGATCTTAGCTCCTATTCACAAAGGATGGATGTGGGTCGGACATATTCTGGGGTGGATCAATACCAGAATTCTACTTGGCATTGTGTTCTATGCCTTGGTGACGCCGATCGGATTTGTGTTCCGACTCATGGGGAAGGACACGATGAGAC
It contains:
- a CDS encoding SxtJ family membrane protein, translating into MDHAATRKELRQFGLLVGAVFVVIGLWPLVFRGEPLRVWAVGPGGLLILLGAILPQILAPIHKGWMWVGHILGWINTRILLGIVFYALVTPIGFVFRLMGKDTMR